GTAGCAAAAAATGAAAGTGCCCGGAAAACTGTGAAACAATTCTCAAAAAATGAACAATATTATGCTAATAATTGTGGGAAAGTTTCAATCATTTTTGCAAAATAGATTAAACAATACAAGgaaaatactccctccgatccatattacttgtcgctcaaacggatgtatgtagacgtatttcagtgctagatacacccatttgagcgacaagtaatatggaatggagggagtacatatttaggACAAAATTTAACCCAAAAATGAAGTGCCcagaaaatttgaattttttagaaaaaaattaaTGCTACCATGCGGATCGTTTTGGGTAAgtttcattcattttttttgaacACAGTAAAATTTACAAGGAGAGTACATCCGGACAAATTTTTGTCAAAATTTGACCAAAAAATGGAGTGTCCAGATTTTTTAAAGATAATTCTCACAAGTGAGCAAGACTATGCTGATAATTCTAGGAAGATCCAAACATTGTTGCCAAATAGGTTACAAAATACAAGGGAAATACATATTTAGGACAAATTTTAGTCCAAATTCGACCGAAAAATGATAGTGCCCAGATTTTCATTTATTTTGAAAATAAACACTAGTATGCAGATCATTCTTGGAAAGTTTCAATATCTTTTACCAAACAGATTAAAAATTACAAGGTTTAGATATCTAGGTGCATGGCGGCTGAGTTGGCTGCTGACTAGGTGGTCAACAATTGAAAACCGATCAAAACAACCCAGAAAACTTATTTGAAGAGAGGAGGGTTGATAGTTGTCCGGTTTTCAGAGGAGGGTTGATAGTTGTTCGGTTTTCAAAGTTTGGGATTGTAAAGTAGATGGTTTTGAAGTTTAGCGTTGTTTCTTAGACTTTGTGACAATTCAAATTGAAATATGCACttttctttggggagatcaccttCATCTTCACGGAGTCGGCCGTCCCTCGAGCTTACTGAGGAAGCTCATGCCGGATCGACAACCGGCAACTACCATCCTCGGTATGTCTAGCATGAGAAAGTGCCGTGTCGAACacggtactccctccgatccaaattaattggcATAGCTTTAATACAACTTTGTAGTGACTTTTGGATCATGATTTAACAGTAACAAAAATATATAGAGGATGTCTTATCTGGAGATAGTAATAATTCATAAAAATATGTAGTAAAGCCATCCACTCTAGGGAAACTTCTCTGCTCCTCGTCCACAAAAATCATGTGACATGACTAGAACATGGTTGACGCCACACCGTTTCAAGATCACGCGACCGGACCAGGCTCAACTTTGCACACAACAATCTTTTGGTAACTGCAGCAATCACCACAAACACGTTTTGTCAATCCCTGTATCCAGCCTAAAATTTCCATGGGTGTGCATATGTGCAACCAACCAACCAAGCAATTTACATGAACCAAGAAATGGCCGTAACCTAACTCCTACAGACTTTTACAACTCCCGGGAAAAAAGCCTCTCATCAGTTCCCAAGCGCCAGCAAATAAAACCTAACGCCTGGCACCGATCTTGGCAGCTATCTCATCCCTGGCTATGCGTATCAAAAACACGAGGGCAAGGGATATGGACACGATCAGCATGAAGAACACGCTGTTCCATCCTCTTGTCGAGATGTACCCCGTCAGCAAGGGCCCCAATGCTGCACCAACAGAACCGGTGCCGTCGATTATCGCAGAGACAGTGGCTAGTGCACGTGAATTCCCCTTGATCGCGTCCTGGGTGCCGAGATCAGTTGCGACGGCCGTGGTGATGAGGGAGTATGGGCCGTTCACGAAGTAGCCGGAGAGGAACATGAGGCCGATGTTGTGACGCATGGATATGCTTCCGAATGTCCGGTAAAGGATAAGAGCGGGGATCGAGAGGAGAAGGAACAGAGCTGATGTTATAGCTCTGGCACCTATTGCGTCTGAGAGGAAGCCAGCTGAAATCCCTCCCAACACTCCTCCGATGTCGAATACAATGGACAGAATTCCTGAAGCCTTGTGTGACAAGAACTGGCCTGCTACAGCTGCAACATCGTGACATGTAACATAAGTCAGCAATGATACATTGGAGAAGTTCTTCACTGAAAAGCAATGCTTGCAGCAAAGTAGCAATAAGCTCCCAATGGCACTTATCACTTCTAATTTTCTCCTTACCATTAGTACTACGCAAGCAAAATGAAGGAATTGTGGGTAGTTTACACAATATTATAAGCAGATAAATAAAGACACCCCGGGGTGTCAACTGTTATCATATCTAGGAAGATAAATGATGCATGGAGAGCAGATGTTGATAGCATTCATTTCACTCAACAAAAAGAGGTTTTCAGTTCAATATGCAACATTTTAACCTCTTACAATGAACTGCTCAACAAACTAACACTGCTAAATAGCTACTTGTATATAGGCAGAAATGCTGAAAATAATACCAAAAATAAATTCAAAGAAGATCCCTAAGAATCGCTAGACATCAATTAGCCCCATCACATTACATTGTACTCCCTcgattcacaaatataagatgttccaacTTTTTTCTagtcggatgtatatagacacgttttagtgtgtttgttcactcatttcagtccgcatgtagtccatattgaaatatcaaaAACATCTTagatttatgaacggagggagtataaaacaaaaGTTCTTTGTAGAACTTAAATTTCTGATTGCGCATGGAACTGAAGATTATGTTGTCCAATAAGCGACAAGCTAGCCGCGACATTAAAGTGAAACTACTGCTATATCAAGTTGCTAAGGTAGGATGAATGGTCTAACAGTTCAGAGCAATTCAAACCAATCCCGGCCCGTTTCTTCTTCTCTTTTACCCAAATTCACCAGATGTCCAGTGCAGATAAGGTGATATTTCGCTACTGTTACCGCAGGATAAACTAACTGAATATAAGAAGCACATACCATTGTTCCTGATGTAGAATGGCAACCAGTAGAGGAAGGTATAAGCAacaagcttggagaagaagaggcAGAATGCATATTCCGCGACACCAGGCAATCTCCATGCCTCCAAGAACCCGATGGCCGTAGGTAATTGGGACCTCATTTCCATTTCCAATTCCAATTCATCATCATCATGCACTTCAGCCTCTTTCTTGTCCTCTACAAGAAGCTCCACCTCCTCCCCACCATCCCCATTCATCTCAACCTCCATCATTGAATCCAGGTCCAAGCCAGCATCGCTCGGGTGAGCGACCAAGAACACCAGCACCAGGACCCCGAGCGCGGCGATGACGAACGCGGGGACCAAGAAGGACCACCCCCAGCCGAACtcgagcacggcggcggcgaggacggAGCCGGCGATGTTGCCGACGGAGGTGTGCGAGTTCCACACCCCCATGATGGTCCCGCGGCGGGAGGCGTGGCCGAACCAGTTGCCCACGACGGCGACGACGCAGGGCCACCCGGCGGACTGGACCACGCCGCTGGCGACCTgcgcggcgaggaagaaggggaggcCGTGGACGCCCAGGAAGTAGGCCGCGCCGAGCGCCGCCGACGCGGCCCCCGAGGCGAGCATGGCGGCGCCGAGGAGGAGGCGGAGATCGGCGCGGTCGGCCAGGTGGCCCGCGGCGAACATGGCGGCGGCGTAGGCGGCGAGGAAGGCGACGTCGAGCTCGCCCAGGCGGTGGGTCCCCTCGGGCCCGGTGAAGGGCGCCCAGTCGGCCGAGAGGACCGCCTTGACGATGCTGGGCGGCTTGCGGGAGGCGTGGAACGCCGCGTAGGCCGCGAAGGTGAGCGCCAGCACCGCGTACTGGCGCCGCCGGACGGCCCGCGCGTTGCCGCCGACAGTGGGGGTATGGCCTCCGTGAGGGGGCGCGGGGGAGGCTGGCGCTGCCGCGGGTTccattgaggaggaggaggaggcggcggcgggggctagGGAGGAGCGGAGGGGTCTGTGGTCAtcggaggcggcggggtgggatctGGCAGGCGAAGGGAAGAAGAAAGAGGACTGGGAGGAGAAGTACGAACGAGGGAATTGActtttcctttttcttgttcgCTAAATTAAGGTAATGTTATCTGCCGAACATCAGCTGGGAGGGGATGACAAGCGAACACTTTTTCCTAGTAGTTTTAGTTGGTTTGCGAAATCTTAAACGAAAAATGTCTTTTTTCTGAAGAAACTGTCATGTTGTCATGAAGTTGTCAACCCctcacaactaaaactgccagtGAAATCGTTCAAAATGCCACCCCCTCCCAGCGAACGTTCGCCAGCTAAGAGGGTCCTAGATTAAAAAGGCAAAGGAGAATATTTTCTCGTGGTCACTTTATCTTCAGTAATATAAAAGAACCTTTTGTAGGCAAAACAAAATGTAGTGTGTTCAAGGTGTGATTTATGTTGTTGATTTTGGCCTCTAACAACTGCATTCTGATTAAAATGAGCCTTTTGTAGGTCAAGTGATAATTTATACCAAGTAGGCAGAAGACAAAGATCATTAGTGTAAGCTAAGTAAGTAAGGGCAAACATGTCacttcttgaagggcaacttcattTTATACAACCACCGTTATATTACTCATCAAACTTGAATACTTTGATTCATGCAGTTCAGCTTCTCCTCAAATAAAAAAACAAGTAAATAGAGGATTCCATTGCCTTGCCTAAAATACAGTGTACGCGTGACTTCTCTGAAGCAGAAAGGACTCAGGATGAAGTCACAACTCACAAGTCAGGAATGAGCATCAAGAACAAGAGCTCAACATGCCTCACACTCATTTCCATTGTAATTCTCACCTAAGACATACTATATGTGTGACTGTAACTAAAGAGATCACGTTGTTTTTGCACTAGTTTCGCTTTCGGATTTCAGCAATCCAAGGCCAGCATACACACGCTTGGAGTCAGGGCCCTGAATAAACTCGTATGAGCCACTTATCCAAGCTTGGCTGGTGATCGAGCGAACAAAATCAGCTTGACAAGTATCAGATTGTACAAGGTCACTCGGCTGCGTAAGATTCCCAGTTGGGTATGCTGGCCGTTGCTTCATTAACCATTTTCACAAGTGTCACCTGTGGAAAACACAAAATCCACTATACGCGTTAACAAATATTCCAAGAACATAGGATAAAGGCATAGTAAAAAGGGGACTTGTGGTAAGTGTGAATCATCGTCTGTTATGTAATGTGTACTGAGTACTGAGAAAGATAACAAAACTCTTCATAAAAGACTAGATAACCAAAACAGTGCGGGTTCGTTACATTATAAAAAAGTacaaacaacaacaataacaacaacaacaacaacaaagcctttagtcccaaacaagttggggtaggctagaggtgaaacccataagatctcgcaaccaactcatggctctggcacatggatagcaagcttccacgcacccctgtccatagctagctctttggtgatactccaatccttcaggtctctcttaacggactcctcccacgtcaaattcggtctaccccgccctctcttgacattctccgcacgctttagccgttcactatgcaccggagcttctggaggcctgcgctgaatatgcccaaaccatctcagacgatgttggacaagcttctcttcaattggtgctaccccaactctatctcgtatatcatcattccggactcgatccttcctcgtgtggccacacatccatctcaacatacgcatctccgccacacctaactgttgaataTGTCGctttttagtcggccaacactcagcgccatacaacattgtgggtcgaaccgccgtcctgtagaacttgctttttagcttttgtggcactctcttgtcacagagaatgccagaagcttggcgccacttcatccatccggctttgattcgatggttcacatcttcatcaatacccccatcctcctgcagcattgaccccaaataccgaaaggtgtccttctgaggtaccacctggccatcaaggctaacctcctcctcacacctagtagtactgaaaccgcacatcatgtactcggttttagttctactaagcctaaaccctttcgattccaaggtttgtctccataactctaacttcctatttacccccgtccgactatcatcaactagcaccacatcatccgcaaagagcatacaccatgggatatctccttgtatatcccttgtgacctcatccatcaccaatgcaaaaagataagggctcaaagctgacccctgatgcagtcctatcttaatcggagagtcatcagtgtcgacatcacttgttcgaacacttgtcacaacattatcgtacatgtccttgatgagggtaatgtactttgctgggactttgtgtttctccaaggcccaccacatgacattccgcggtatcttatcataggccttctccaagtcaatgaacaccatatgcaagtccttcttttgctccctatatctctccataagttgtcgtaccaagaaaatggcttccatggtcgacctcccaggcatgaaaccaaactgatttttggtcacgcttgtcattcttcttaagcggtgctcaatgactctctcccatagcttcattgtatggctcatcagcttaattccacggtaattagtacaactctgaacatccccttgttcttgaagattggtactaatatactccgtctccattcttctggcatctagAATAATGGCCACTAGAATGACAAAAGTAAAGGTCCTTGAATAGAAAACTAATATTACAAGCTGTAGGCAGGGCTGGACCATACCACACTTTGAGGTACACCATTCGGAGGTAATGGCAAATTTCTACGAGGAGGTTTATTCTCGTAGGATCTTTTGTCAAACCTCCACTCTCCAATTTTGCCATAAGTTAATTTGCCCTAGTTAGAAGAAGAACATGGTTAAAGAATGAACTTGTAAGATGAATCCTGAAATTTTGCATCAAGAGAGAAGTATATACCTTCATATCATAATCACACCCATAAGTATAATGTATAATAAATGAATCACCAATTTCAAGGTCCCATGGTGGCTAAAACaacagaatggaattatcagctCAGAGCAAAATTGCACAATTCCCCAAAATACATGGGTCACATGCTCGTAAACCAAACAGTCACATACTAAACCTGAATCATGAAATCCTTGTGTAAGATGTTCCCCACTCCATAGAGAGCAGATGATACAGCATACGCGTACCTGTTTTCCAGAATAACAGCATAGAAACATCAGTATACAGAATAGGTAGATATGCTGCACGCCTGATTGAAAGCTTGAACGTATTAACGAAATTAGATAATGAATTAATGATTGGTAGGCCTTTACATTTCAAGAACCCAGCCAAAAGCTTTATCTGCTTCAGGATCTTTCTTCATTGCTAACGAAATGTTCATCCATGTCGGTGCGATCCTAGAAAGAGATTCCTAGCAAATTAGGGAGAATATAATTGATTAATTACTTCAGTATGAGTAGATGCTCTGAATATATTCCACTGCAACAAAAATACTTTTCAATGATGACAGGAGAATTTCCTATGGGGTCAATGTTAGTGATCGGCCCTTCCTTTTCGGGGAAGAATTTACGCAGCACTTTTCCATATTTTTTGGGCTCGATATAGAAGAAAGGGAAAGCTGCTGCCCGGCCATCTCTTGATAAGTTTGGGATTGGTTTGACAATAAGATGATCTGGCTCTGCCATCAAGATATATCTACAGCACATATGGAAATCAACTAAGATATTGATTCTGAAGGTTGATGTATGCTTCTTATATGAGTTTTCTATAAACTTACTCTTCCGGAATGTCTGCCTTCTGGAGCCATTGAACAAACGCCCAGGGCCTATTAAGAACAATGTATCCCTGAGATTTGGATGAACTCTGTTAGGAGAAAATTCTAACAAGCAGCATTCTGGGAACAATTTGCTGCAGAAAAAAAAACATTCTCAATGATATAATGCATGGTTTTGGTACTAAGGCTCGGtgaaaaactttgtgagatcttgACTTGCTCGTCCATCAGTATGCCAGTCATGTTGCTACACCAAAACTGAACAATGATAGGAGTAGATTATATCCAAACAGTGACAGTTCCACTTTACCAGAAGGCTCTGTCATCATGAGAGACATACTGAGTACCAACTAAAGGTTTATTAGCAGCTGGCATCCTAAATCGATGGTTCCTGCTCTGAACGCCACATGATGAAAAGTGGGTAGCAGCAGGGTCCAATCCCTGTTTACCCATCCTAGCTGCCAGACAGTCTTTTGCCATCAACTTGGCCCTGACCATTTTCTCAGATCCACATGCACTTGATCCCCACATGCTTGTACACAAGGTAAGGCAGGGCAGCTGTTGTTTTGTCCAGAAGTTCAACGCTCATGTGTCAGTGGAATTATAATCTACTATGCCCTGACCTTTCCAGTGCGGCAGAAGTGGAGGTTTGGGACATCAAATTTGTTATAGTGGTGCTGTGTTAGTGCCATGAAACTCAAACtgagcatgaaactgaagaacacGAACCAATGTCTAGACAGTTTCAGGAACTTCTTTGCTGATCTTCCTACCAACCGATTCACGTGATCCGCACGAACGACCCGCATTTCTCCACAACTCTACCCAACCAGCAACAGGGTAAAAATAAAATTGCCGTTTCACCTAACCGAGCAACTGTGCGCGGGGTGTTACTGTTACCTGATCCGCCCCGTCGGGGAGCGGGTCGGCGACGAAGGTGGGGATCTCGTGGACGAATTCGTCGGGCTTCCCGGAGTGCAGGATCCTGGTGAAGCCGCCCATGTCGGCGctgcccggccgccgccgcgcctccttgAACCAGTGGTACATGACGCGGCACTGCCACGTGTTGTACACGGACCCCGACGCGGTCACCGCGGTGTGGAACAGCCTCCGCCCGCCGTCGCTGCTGGCGCCACCGGAGGCGAGGCGGCGGGATGacgaggcggtggtggcggcggggaaGGAGGCGGTGGGGAGGGGCAGGAGGGAGCGGGAGGAGAGGACCGCGTTGTAGGTGAGGAAGGCCGCGGAGACGGCGATGAGCACGAGCCGCAGCGCGCCGCGGCCGCACGGCGCGGCCATGGCGAGGCTCCCGGCGGAGGTTGGGAGCTGGGACTGACTCTAGTGCGCGTGCGCGGCGTGGACAGTGCTGCCCCGAAAGGCCAAAACTCAACGGCAACGCTACGCCAAGCAAACTTCCATCAAACGTCCACCTGATCCGTTTAGGATACACAAgaaaatctatatctatatctatctactATACCTATCCGGCGGAGGACGtactgaagttgagagaggccaggttcttgaccggcgaaatctcgcataggctgcctgctcaagggcaggtcattcccactcccaagcccgatGAGAGtctggtgttcatgtctcacttccttcgggggctaggctttccgacggatcccttcgtgaggggctcatgtattattatgggctgaaatttcacgacttagccccggagtccatcctccatattttctcattcatcgtcgtgtgtgaagccttcctccgtatcactcctcacttcggactatggctcaagaccttcaaagtagagccgaagatgatcgagggacgacatgcggagtgcggaggtgcttttataagcaagaatgctggtactccatggcccgagggctcttttcaagaggagtccggCTTATGGCagtgagagtggttttatattaccgctcccagggcccctaagtgggtggcgccacctgccttttgctcgggtcccccgccacgactggcgtcatcggtcaatacggggctggactaggggccggcaaaggacgtgcccctgttgcaaggccacatccgagatctcctagaaagagacatcagtctggtcatggtgacgcaggttatgttaattcgccgagttctgccctgcaaacgtcgccccctcctcctgtgggagttcaacccggagggaccacgagttctccaacattttcttggcatgacgcccgtggagatgtacaaattgttcttcgaacCACAAGTAGTGTGTCTGGATTCTATGGAGGACAcatgtctgagctgcaatcgtctggatactcaagtaaatagcctcgtgcccggactcgctatccgtatatttatcataaaattgcccctaaaaaagttgtcctttaaacaggagtggatagcgaaagcaaagctaatcaggtgtccggcccccctccccgagaccacgccgggtcccgtgctagtcaggatgttggaggttgtgccttcaaagggaagcgagggaggggacaagggagctacagcctcctcaaaggaggttgtccggaagggaggaatcgaaaattcctctcctcgggggaagaagaggaccgcctctgaagacccggagaccatggccttaaagcgggggaagcaatcttcgccagagggtcctgttctgggggatacttcggccgaattatgccctcaaggggatcggccctccaccgagccgtaagtagaggggagttttctttttaagaaacaagagaaatccctgctttatatctgagaaaagtaatcgaaaatttaccttgtagctcagaccttagcccttctcagcagagctcgtcttcgggggatcttctttcggagatgatggagagcggaacgcctccccctgccgtaccgccttgcgaggcgggcgaccctgaggtatcgtcgcagagggtttctccgaatccggcagggccggaaggtagtcatatgcccTCCCCAAAGCCCTTCGCGTCCGGCCTTcaaaaagggccatcggacgagtccggcaccgtctggtgcgcggtcggaggagctgaaggatctgctagggcgagcatctatcttagaggagcaccgtgcattgatgggtacggtgattgagaggatttcatccgcggagagcggattgcacgaggtcgtcaggagtttactgacaggttttgaggtacgcgaaataatgtaccctttttggacagttgcgcataaataagatgcgccctgtgtagatagtagcccctgagactctgtgtattgtcaaaagtgacggcgcacagaggatcataatcccaggtctaatatgccgcctttatacgtaggtggcgaagtgtccggtggccagccggactgatggatttgccgagctaaagcggcaacttgacgtggcagatgccgacatcgcgcttgtcaacaagcggcttgacgaggcacaaggtatgtaattccttcggcggcgcctggtaagaggagctttatgccagtatcttacaatgtgtgcacttgatgcagatggtgctgctgccatggagaatcttcgggcggaacttgcctgagccaaggagcaagccaggaaaagtgatgcggctgccagaatggcaattgaagagctgaaagccgaacaggctgctcactaccgaagcaagaaggaaatggccgagatggtcgtgaagctgaagaacgctgctgaccgttgcaagcttcttgaaaaagaagatcgggcggaacagacggacctgaagaaggccgttgccgatgcaaaggatgctcgctctgcgatgagagctgtgaaggaggagttgcgtcagaccggagaaatcgcggctggaaagccctttatgctgcggagaaagttctgtgatcctaaacatgctcctttagaccagatgtggagtacggcgg
The sequence above is drawn from the Triticum aestivum cultivar Chinese Spring chromosome 7A, IWGSC CS RefSeq v2.1, whole genome shotgun sequence genome and encodes:
- the LOC123147537 gene encoding putative glycerol-3-phosphate transporter 5; translation: MEPAAAPASPAPPHGGHTPTVGGNARAVRRRQYAVLALTFAAYAAFHASRKPPSIVKAVLSADWAPFTGPEGTHRLGELDVAFLAAYAAAMFAAGHLADRADLRLLLGAAMLASGAASAALGAAYFLGVHGLPFFLAAQVASGVVQSAGWPCVVAVVGNWFGHASRRGTIMGVWNSHTSVGNIAGSVLAAAVLEFGWGWSFLVPAFVIAALGVLVLVFLVAHPSDAGLDLDSMMEVEMNGDGGEEVELLVEDKKEAEVHDDDELELEMEMRSQLPTAIGFLEAWRLPGVAEYAFCLFFSKLVAYTFLYWLPFYIRNNAVAGQFLSHKASGILSIVFDIGGVLGGISAGFLSDAIGARAITSALFLLLSIPALILYRTFGSISMRHNIGLMFLSGYFVNGPYSLITTAVATDLGTQDAIKGNSRALATVSAIIDGTGSVGAALGPLLTGYISTRGWNSVFFMLIVSISLALVFLIRIARDEIAAKIGARR
- the LOC123147538 gene encoding hydroxyproline O-arabinosyltransferase 1; translated protein: MAAPCGRGALRLVLIAVSAAFLTYNAVLSSRSLLPLPTASFPAATTASSSRRLASGGASSDGGRRLFHTAVTASGSVYNTWQCRVMYHWFKEARRRPGSADMGGFTRILHSGKPDEFVHEIPTFVADPLPDGADQGYIVLNRPWAFVQWLQKADIPEEYILMAEPDHLIVKPIPNLSRDGRAAAFPFFYIEPKKYGKVLRKFFPEKEGPITNIDPIGNSPVIIEKIAPTWMNISLAMKKDPEADKAFGWVLEMYAYAVSSALYGVGNILHKDFMIQPPWDLEIGDSFIIHYTYGCDYDMKGKLTYGKIGEWRFDKRSYENKPPRRNLPLPPNGVPQSVVTLVKMVNEATASIPNWESYAAE